In a single window of the Drosophila subpulchrella strain 33 F10 #4 breed RU33 chromosome X, RU_Dsub_v1.1 Primary Assembly, whole genome shotgun sequence genome:
- the LOC119556306 gene encoding vinculin isoform X1 — MPVFHTKTIESILDPVAQQVSRLVILHEEAEDGNAMPDLSRPVQVVSAAVANLVKVGRETINSSDDKILRQDMPSALHRVEGASQLLEEASDMLRSDPYSGPARKKLIEGSRGILQGTSSLLLCFDESEVRKIIQECKRVLDYLAVAEVINTMEQLVQFLKDLSPCLSKVHREVGGREKELTHQVHSEILVRCLEQVKTLAPILICSMKVYIHIVEQQGRGAEEAAENRNYLAARMSDELQEIIRVLQLTTYDEDTSELDNLTVLKKLSNAISNKMELANEWLSNPYALRGGVGEKALRQVIDNATEISERCLPQDSYPIRKLADEVTAMANTLCELRQDGKGQSPQAESLARGIRDRLGELQSLVHQAVLGVDKAGVQQTAHTIQGRLEQAVKWLQHPEINDGGLGERAINLIVEEGRKVAEGCPGHQKAEIQQLCDEVERLKRQAAGSGPAAKQAAKQLTQKLYELKAAIQNALVNRIVQDFMDVSTPLKQFTEAVLQPEGTPGREQNFNQKSNNLQAFSDRASKTSRMVAAGGACGNKKIAEILLSSAAQVDSLTPQLISAGRIRMNYPGSKAADEHLQNLKQQYADTVLRMRTLCDQATDPADFIKTSEEHMQVYAKLCEDAIHARQPQKMVDNTSNIARLINRVLLVAKQEADNSEDPVFTERLNAAANRLERSLPAMVGDAKLVATNIADPAAAAAWKNSFQRLLGDVREVRDAIAPPQPPPLPTSLPPPIPELSALHLSNQNAERAPPRPPLPREGLAPVRPPPPETDDEDEGVFRTMPHANQPILIAARGLHQEVRQWSSKDNEIIAAAKRMAILMARLSELVLSDSRGSKRELIATAKKIAEASEDVTRLAKELARQCTDRRIRTNLLQVCERIPTIGTQLKILSTVKATMLGAQGSDEDREATEMLVGNAQNLMQSVKETVRAAEGASIKIRSDQTSNRLQWVRRQPWYQY, encoded by the exons GTATctcggctggtgatcctgCACGAGGAAGCCGAGGATGGCAACGCGATGCCGGATCTCAGCCGGCCGGTGCAGGTGGTGTCGGCGGCGGTGGCCAATCTGGTGAAGGTGGGCCGCGAGACGATCAACAGCTCCGACGACAAGATCCTGCGCCAGGACATGCCCTCGGCATTGCACCGCGTGGAGGGTGCCTCGCAGCTGCTGGAGGAGGCGTCCGATATGCTCCGCTCCGACCCGTACTCGGGTCCGGCGCGCAAGAAGCTAATCGAGGGGAGCCGCGGCATCCTGCAGGGCACCTCCTCGCTGCTGCTCTGCTTCGACGAGAGCGAGGTGCGCAAGATCATCCAGGAGTGCAAGCGGGTGCTGGACTACCTAGCCGTCGCCGAGGTTATCAACACGATGGAGCAACTGGTGCAGTTCCTCAAGGATCTGTCGCCCTGCCTGAGCAAGGTGCATCGGGAGGTGGGCGGCCGCGAGAAGGAGCTGACCCATCAGGTGCACAGCGAGATTTTGGTGCGCTGCCTGGAGCAAGTGAAGACCCTGGCCCCCATCCTCATCTGCAGCATGAAAGTGTACATCCACATTGTGGAGCAGCAGGGTCGCGGTGCCGAGGAGGCCGCCGAGAACAGGAACTACCTGGCGGCCAGGATGAGCGATGAGCTGCAGGAGATCATCCGCGTGCTGCAGCTGACCACCTACGACGAGGACACCAGCGAGCTGGACAATCTTACCGTGCTGAAGAAGCTCTCCAATGCGATCTCCAACAAAATGGAGCTGGCCAACGAGTGGCTATCGAATCCCTATGCCCTGCGCGGCGGCGTCGGCGAGAAGGCTCTACGCCAGGTCATCGACAATGCCACGGAGATCTCGGAGCGCTGTCTGCCGCAGGACTCGTATCCCATCCGCAAGCTGGCGGATGAGGTGACGGCCATGGCCAACACGCTGTGCGAACTGCGCCAGGACGGCAAGGGCCAGAGCCCCCAGGCGGAGTCCCTGGCCAGGGGCATTCGCGATCGGCTAGGCGAGCTCCAGTCGCTGGTCCATCAGGCGGTGCTCGGCGTGGACAAGGCCGGCGTCCAGCAGACGGCCCACACCATCCAGGGTCGCCTGGAGCAGGCGGTCAAGTGGTTGCAGCACCCGGAGATCAACGACGGCGGCCTGGGCGAGCGGGCCATCAACCTGATCGTGGAGGAGGGCCGCAAGGTGGCCGAGGGCTGTCCCGGCCACCAGAAGGCCGAGATCCAGCAGCTGTGCGACGAGGTGGAGCGCCTCAAGCGACAGGCAGCCGGCTCCGGGCCAGCGGCTAAGCAGGCGGCCAAGCAGCTCACCCAAAAGCTCTACGAGCTGAAGGCGGCCATCCAGAATGCCCTGGTCAATCGCATTGTACAGGACTTCATGGACGTGAGCACGCCGCTCAAGCAGTTCACGGAGGCGGTTCTCCAGCCGGAGGGAACCCCGGGCAGGGAGCAGAACTTCAACCAGAAGTCCAACAACCTGCAGGCCTTCAGCGATCGCGCCTCGAAGACGTCGCGGATGGTGGCCGCTGGCGGAGCCTGTGGCAACAAGAAGATCGCCGAGATCCTGCTCTCCTCCGCAGCCCAGGTAGACTCGCTGACCCCGCAGCTCATTAGCGCCGGCCGCATCCGGATGAACTACCCGGGCAGCAAGGCGGCTGATGAGCATCTGCAGAACCTCAAGCAACAGTATGCGGACACCGTGCTCCGCATGCGAACCCTCTGCGACCAGGCCACCGATCCGGCTGACTTCATCAAGACATCCGAGGAGCATATGCAGGTGTATGCCAAGCTCTGCGAGGACGCCATCCATGCCCGCCAGCCGCAGAAGATGGTGGACAACACCTCGAACATTGCCCGGCTGATCAACCGGGTCCTGCTGGTGGCCAAGCAGGAGGCGGACAACTCGGAGGACCCCGTGTTCACGGAGCGCCTGAATGCCGCCGCCAATCGGCTGGAGCGCTCGCTGCCCGCCATGGTGGGCGATGCCAAGCTGGTGGCCACCAACATAGCCGATCCGGCTGCAGCGGCCGCTTGGAAGAACTCCTTCCAGCGGCTCCTGGGCGATGTGCGCGAGGTGCGAGATGCTATTGCGCCGCCgcagccgccgccgctgcccaCCTCCCTGCCGCCACCCATTCCGGAGCTAAGCGCCTTGCATCTGTCCAACCAAAATG CTGAGCGTGCTCCACCGCGTCCACCACTGCCCAGGGAGGGATTGGCGCCAGTGCGTCCGCCTCCACCGGAAACGGATGACGAGGACGAGGGCGTCTTCCGCACGATGCCGCATGCCAATCAGCCCATCCTG ATCGCCGCCCGTGGCCTGCACCAGGAGGTGCGCCAGTGGTCGTCCAAGGACAACGAGATCATTGCGGCCGCCAAGCGCATGGCCATACTGATGGCCCGCCTCAGCGAGCTGGTGCTCTCCGACTCGCGGGGCAGCAAGCGGGAGCTGATCGCCACCGCCAAGAAGATCGCCGAGGCCTCCGAGGATGTGACCCGCCTGGCCAAGGAGCTGGCCCGCCAGTGCACCGATCGCCGCATCCGCACCAATCTGCTGCAGGTGTGCGAGCGCATCCCCACCATCGGCACCCAGCTGAAGATCCTGTCCACCGTGAAGGCCACCATGCTGGGCGCCCAGGGATCCGACGAGGATCGCGAGGCCACCGAGATGCTGGTGGGCAATGCCCAGAACCTCATGCAGAGC GTGAAGGAGACGGTGCGCGCCGCCGAGGGAGCCAGCATCAAGATCCGGTCGGA
- the LOC119556306 gene encoding vinculin isoform X2: MPDLSRPVQVVSAAVANLVKVGRETINSSDDKILRQDMPSALHRVEGASQLLEEASDMLRSDPYSGPARKKLIEGSRGILQGTSSLLLCFDESEVRKIIQECKRVLDYLAVAEVINTMEQLVQFLKDLSPCLSKVHREVGGREKELTHQVHSEILVRCLEQVKTLAPILICSMKVYIHIVEQQGRGAEEAAENRNYLAARMSDELQEIIRVLQLTTYDEDTSELDNLTVLKKLSNAISNKMELANEWLSNPYALRGGVGEKALRQVIDNATEISERCLPQDSYPIRKLADEVTAMANTLCELRQDGKGQSPQAESLARGIRDRLGELQSLVHQAVLGVDKAGVQQTAHTIQGRLEQAVKWLQHPEINDGGLGERAINLIVEEGRKVAEGCPGHQKAEIQQLCDEVERLKRQAAGSGPAAKQAAKQLTQKLYELKAAIQNALVNRIVQDFMDVSTPLKQFTEAVLQPEGTPGREQNFNQKSNNLQAFSDRASKTSRMVAAGGACGNKKIAEILLSSAAQVDSLTPQLISAGRIRMNYPGSKAADEHLQNLKQQYADTVLRMRTLCDQATDPADFIKTSEEHMQVYAKLCEDAIHARQPQKMVDNTSNIARLINRVLLVAKQEADNSEDPVFTERLNAAANRLERSLPAMVGDAKLVATNIADPAAAAAWKNSFQRLLGDVREVRDAIAPPQPPPLPTSLPPPIPELSALHLSNQNAERAPPRPPLPREGLAPVRPPPPETDDEDEGVFRTMPHANQPILIAARGLHQEVRQWSSKDNEIIAAAKRMAILMARLSELVLSDSRGSKRELIATAKKIAEASEDVTRLAKELARQCTDRRIRTNLLQVCERIPTIGTQLKILSTVKATMLGAQGSDEDREATEMLVGNAQNLMQSVKETVRAAEGASIKIRSDQTSNRLQWVRRQPWYQY; this comes from the exons ATGCCGGATCTCAGCCGGCCGGTGCAGGTGGTGTCGGCGGCGGTGGCCAATCTGGTGAAGGTGGGCCGCGAGACGATCAACAGCTCCGACGACAAGATCCTGCGCCAGGACATGCCCTCGGCATTGCACCGCGTGGAGGGTGCCTCGCAGCTGCTGGAGGAGGCGTCCGATATGCTCCGCTCCGACCCGTACTCGGGTCCGGCGCGCAAGAAGCTAATCGAGGGGAGCCGCGGCATCCTGCAGGGCACCTCCTCGCTGCTGCTCTGCTTCGACGAGAGCGAGGTGCGCAAGATCATCCAGGAGTGCAAGCGGGTGCTGGACTACCTAGCCGTCGCCGAGGTTATCAACACGATGGAGCAACTGGTGCAGTTCCTCAAGGATCTGTCGCCCTGCCTGAGCAAGGTGCATCGGGAGGTGGGCGGCCGCGAGAAGGAGCTGACCCATCAGGTGCACAGCGAGATTTTGGTGCGCTGCCTGGAGCAAGTGAAGACCCTGGCCCCCATCCTCATCTGCAGCATGAAAGTGTACATCCACATTGTGGAGCAGCAGGGTCGCGGTGCCGAGGAGGCCGCCGAGAACAGGAACTACCTGGCGGCCAGGATGAGCGATGAGCTGCAGGAGATCATCCGCGTGCTGCAGCTGACCACCTACGACGAGGACACCAGCGAGCTGGACAATCTTACCGTGCTGAAGAAGCTCTCCAATGCGATCTCCAACAAAATGGAGCTGGCCAACGAGTGGCTATCGAATCCCTATGCCCTGCGCGGCGGCGTCGGCGAGAAGGCTCTACGCCAGGTCATCGACAATGCCACGGAGATCTCGGAGCGCTGTCTGCCGCAGGACTCGTATCCCATCCGCAAGCTGGCGGATGAGGTGACGGCCATGGCCAACACGCTGTGCGAACTGCGCCAGGACGGCAAGGGCCAGAGCCCCCAGGCGGAGTCCCTGGCCAGGGGCATTCGCGATCGGCTAGGCGAGCTCCAGTCGCTGGTCCATCAGGCGGTGCTCGGCGTGGACAAGGCCGGCGTCCAGCAGACGGCCCACACCATCCAGGGTCGCCTGGAGCAGGCGGTCAAGTGGTTGCAGCACCCGGAGATCAACGACGGCGGCCTGGGCGAGCGGGCCATCAACCTGATCGTGGAGGAGGGCCGCAAGGTGGCCGAGGGCTGTCCCGGCCACCAGAAGGCCGAGATCCAGCAGCTGTGCGACGAGGTGGAGCGCCTCAAGCGACAGGCAGCCGGCTCCGGGCCAGCGGCTAAGCAGGCGGCCAAGCAGCTCACCCAAAAGCTCTACGAGCTGAAGGCGGCCATCCAGAATGCCCTGGTCAATCGCATTGTACAGGACTTCATGGACGTGAGCACGCCGCTCAAGCAGTTCACGGAGGCGGTTCTCCAGCCGGAGGGAACCCCGGGCAGGGAGCAGAACTTCAACCAGAAGTCCAACAACCTGCAGGCCTTCAGCGATCGCGCCTCGAAGACGTCGCGGATGGTGGCCGCTGGCGGAGCCTGTGGCAACAAGAAGATCGCCGAGATCCTGCTCTCCTCCGCAGCCCAGGTAGACTCGCTGACCCCGCAGCTCATTAGCGCCGGCCGCATCCGGATGAACTACCCGGGCAGCAAGGCGGCTGATGAGCATCTGCAGAACCTCAAGCAACAGTATGCGGACACCGTGCTCCGCATGCGAACCCTCTGCGACCAGGCCACCGATCCGGCTGACTTCATCAAGACATCCGAGGAGCATATGCAGGTGTATGCCAAGCTCTGCGAGGACGCCATCCATGCCCGCCAGCCGCAGAAGATGGTGGACAACACCTCGAACATTGCCCGGCTGATCAACCGGGTCCTGCTGGTGGCCAAGCAGGAGGCGGACAACTCGGAGGACCCCGTGTTCACGGAGCGCCTGAATGCCGCCGCCAATCGGCTGGAGCGCTCGCTGCCCGCCATGGTGGGCGATGCCAAGCTGGTGGCCACCAACATAGCCGATCCGGCTGCAGCGGCCGCTTGGAAGAACTCCTTCCAGCGGCTCCTGGGCGATGTGCGCGAGGTGCGAGATGCTATTGCGCCGCCgcagccgccgccgctgcccaCCTCCCTGCCGCCACCCATTCCGGAGCTAAGCGCCTTGCATCTGTCCAACCAAAATG CTGAGCGTGCTCCACCGCGTCCACCACTGCCCAGGGAGGGATTGGCGCCAGTGCGTCCGCCTCCACCGGAAACGGATGACGAGGACGAGGGCGTCTTCCGCACGATGCCGCATGCCAATCAGCCCATCCTG ATCGCCGCCCGTGGCCTGCACCAGGAGGTGCGCCAGTGGTCGTCCAAGGACAACGAGATCATTGCGGCCGCCAAGCGCATGGCCATACTGATGGCCCGCCTCAGCGAGCTGGTGCTCTCCGACTCGCGGGGCAGCAAGCGGGAGCTGATCGCCACCGCCAAGAAGATCGCCGAGGCCTCCGAGGATGTGACCCGCCTGGCCAAGGAGCTGGCCCGCCAGTGCACCGATCGCCGCATCCGCACCAATCTGCTGCAGGTGTGCGAGCGCATCCCCACCATCGGCACCCAGCTGAAGATCCTGTCCACCGTGAAGGCCACCATGCTGGGCGCCCAGGGATCCGACGAGGATCGCGAGGCCACCGAGATGCTGGTGGGCAATGCCCAGAACCTCATGCAGAGC GTGAAGGAGACGGTGCGCGCCGCCGAGGGAGCCAGCATCAAGATCCGGTCGGA